Proteins encoded in a region of the Suricata suricatta isolate VVHF042 chromosome 10, meerkat_22Aug2017_6uvM2_HiC, whole genome shotgun sequence genome:
- the LOC115304644 gene encoding olfactory receptor 6C2-like — MKNHSAITFILLGLTDNPVLQVILSVFLFFTYIFTVAGNLIIILLTLVDSHLKTPMYFFLRNFSMLEIILTTVCVPRFLYSLTTGDKSVTYNACATQIFFIILTGATEFFLLTAMCYDRYVAICKPLHYTTIMNERVCTILVLCCWMIGLIVILPPLSLGLQLDFCNSNLIDHFGCDASPLLKIVCSDTQFIEQLVLIMAVLTLIVTLVCVIMSYTYIIKTILRLPAAQQRKKAFSTCSSHMIVVSITYGSCIFMYVKPVKEGVAINKVVSLLNTSVIPLMNPFIYTLRNKQVKQALKDSIKKMAFLSKD, encoded by the exons ATGAAGAATCATTCTGCAATAACATTCATTCTACTAGGATTGACAGATAACCCAGTACTACAGGTTATTCTCtcagtatttctgtttttcaccTACATTTTCACTGTTGCTGGAAATCTAATCATTATCCTCCTCACTCTGGTTGACTCTCACCTCAAAacacccatgtactttttccttcgGAATTTCTCCATGTTAGAAATAATATTGACAACTGTCTGTGTTCCTCGATTCCTGTACAGCCTGACAACTGGAGACAAAAGTGTTACCTATAACGCTTGTGCCacccaaatattttttatcatcctCACTGGAGcaacagaattttttcttctaactGCCATGtgctatgaccgctatgtggccatctgcaagccctTGCACTACACCACCATCATGAATGAAAGAGTCTGCACCATTCTTGTCCTTTGCTGttggatgattgggttaatcgtCATACTCCCACCACTTAGCCTGGGACTTCAGCTAGATTTCTGTAACTCTAATCTCATTGACCATTTTGGCTGTGACGCATCTCCTCTTCTGAAGATTGTATGCTCAGACACTCAATTTATAGAGCAACTTGTTTTAATCATGGCTGTGCTGACCCTCATAGTCACACTAGTCTGTGTAATTATGTCCTACAC ATACATCATCAAGACGATTTTAAGACTCCCTGCAgctcagcaaagaaaaaaagctttctcCACGTGTTCATCCCACATGATCGTAGTCTCCATCACCTATGGAAGTTGCATCTTCATGTATGTCAAACCAGTAAAGGAAGGAGTAGCCATTAATAAGGTGGTGTCATTGCTCAACACCTCGGTTATCCCGTTGATGAACCCTTTCATTTATACGCTACGGAATAAGCAAGTCAAACAAGCCCTCAAAGACTCGATTAAAAAGATGGCATTCCTTTCAAAGgattag